In Mucilaginibacter celer, one DNA window encodes the following:
- a CDS encoding SAM hydrolase/SAM-dependent halogenase family protein produces MAIITLTTDLGDKDIYQAALKGSIYKSLPTVNIVDITNSVAAFNVQQAAFILKNSFHYFPEDTVHLIGIDTVYSDHTKYLAIRYKKHYFVGADNGIFSLMFDQEPEEIVEINIMQDLKFLHFPLADIFVKAACHLAKGGKLDEIGLPVSEIENKMNLQPVIEKNQIKGVVIYIDSFQNVITNITKEFFNRVQQGRRFVLNFKRNETITHLSWHYNEVPVGEKLCLFGISDHLEIAINKGNASGLLGLNLNDKVIIEFQ; encoded by the coding sequence ATGGCAATTATAACATTAACTACTGATTTGGGCGATAAGGATATTTACCAGGCTGCGCTAAAAGGCAGCATCTACAAATCGCTCCCCACAGTAAATATTGTTGATATTACCAACAGCGTAGCGGCTTTCAATGTGCAACAGGCCGCCTTTATCCTAAAAAACAGCTTTCACTATTTTCCTGAAGATACCGTACACCTGATAGGCATCGATACCGTTTACAGCGATCATACCAAATACCTGGCCATCCGCTACAAAAAACATTATTTTGTTGGTGCCGATAATGGCATTTTCTCGCTGATGTTTGACCAGGAACCGGAAGAGATTGTGGAAATCAATATTATGCAGGATCTTAAATTTCTGCATTTTCCGCTTGCGGATATTTTTGTTAAAGCCGCCTGCCACCTGGCCAAAGGTGGTAAGCTTGATGAAATTGGTTTGCCGGTATCCGAAATTGAAAACAAAATGAATTTGCAGCCTGTTATCGAAAAAAACCAGATAAAAGGCGTAGTGATTTATATCGATTCGTTTCAGAACGTGATAACCAATATTACCAAAGAGTTTTTTAACCGGGTGCAGCAGGGCCGCCGTTTTGTATTGAACTTTAAACGGAACGAAACCATTACACACCTTAGCTGGCATTATAATGAAGTGCCGGTTGGCGAAAAACTTTGCCTGTTTGGCATCAGCGATCATTTGGAAATAGCCATCAATAAAGGCAATGCCAGCGGATTGCTGGGCCTAAATCTTAACGATAAGGTGATCATCGAATTTCAATAA